A genome region from Fodinibius salicampi includes the following:
- a CDS encoding ATP-binding protein, which yields MTLSIIGIKLGEAHQLSRDKYLPRVMGDLAAFLILSFLVVERGWSYWYFPFLVLSFLIYPHLVLLASKMAPGTKKIEKGAMMIEAFIMCLWIPFANFFLWGTFALHLATVIQNGLVGGYRQIVVSHVPLLSGVLCGGLLTGFVVELDGPFYLELFTVLFLLAYMVDLGGTFYKQNIRIKENSLNLDKQNLKLDNTIEELYSTKEELSEKAHKAGMADLATGILHNLGNVLNSVNISAGQIAETLKSSKISSLKKANRLLDEHQDNFKKFIIEDPRGKQLMNYYLKLEEPMVEEYREIQKHSNRLDDKVQLMTEIIEAQQKYVATGAETEETSLKELIDSALLFQEGFIDQHNLKIEKDLGLTDPVAVQRTKLLYMLVNIFEKAMEAVSELPSQDRKIVIKTWQDEKNVYLSIIVNGIEIQKNDIDKIFSQDFSTKESSHGFGLDSSANYLSEIGCEIEVKRGEKEIGATIILTFPRIGEKQTP from the coding sequence ATGACCCTTTCTATAATAGGAATTAAGTTGGGTGAGGCCCATCAGCTGAGCAGAGATAAATATCTGCCCCGGGTGATGGGAGATCTTGCGGCATTCCTTATTCTTTCTTTTTTAGTTGTTGAGCGAGGATGGTCCTATTGGTATTTTCCATTTCTGGTACTTTCCTTTTTAATATATCCTCATCTCGTTCTATTAGCATCAAAAATGGCACCGGGAACGAAAAAGATTGAGAAAGGAGCCATGATGATTGAAGCCTTTATAATGTGCCTATGGATACCTTTTGCCAATTTCTTTCTTTGGGGGACATTTGCACTGCATCTTGCCACGGTCATCCAAAATGGACTTGTTGGCGGTTATCGCCAGATAGTTGTATCACACGTTCCATTGCTTAGCGGGGTTTTATGTGGAGGGCTACTAACAGGTTTTGTGGTTGAACTGGATGGTCCCTTCTATTTAGAGCTATTCACGGTATTATTTCTCCTCGCATATATGGTTGATCTAGGAGGAACTTTTTATAAGCAGAATATTCGTATTAAAGAGAATAGCTTAAATTTGGACAAACAAAATTTGAAATTAGATAATACCATTGAAGAGTTATATTCTACGAAGGAAGAATTGTCAGAAAAGGCTCATAAAGCTGGGATGGCTGATTTAGCTACAGGCATTCTTCATAATCTTGGTAATGTTTTAAATAGCGTAAATATTTCAGCCGGACAAATTGCAGAAACTCTTAAAAGTTCTAAAATTTCCAGCCTTAAGAAGGCTAATAGGTTATTGGATGAACATCAGGATAATTTTAAGAAATTTATTATAGAAGATCCCCGGGGCAAGCAGTTGATGAATTATTATTTAAAGCTTGAGGAACCGATGGTTGAGGAATACAGAGAGATACAAAAACATAGCAATCGGCTAGATGATAAAGTTCAACTTATGACGGAAATTATTGAGGCACAGCAAAAATACGTTGCTACTGGTGCAGAGACTGAAGAGACATCGCTTAAGGAGTTGATTGATAGCGCTCTCCTCTTTCAGGAGGGATTCATTGATCAGCATAATTTGAAAATTGAAAAAGATTTAGGATTGACAGATCCTGTTGCCGTTCAGCGTACGAAACTCCTCTATATGCTGGTTAATATCTTCGAAAAGGCTATGGAAGCGGTGTCAGAACTCCCTTCCCAAGACAGAAAGATCGTTATAAAAACGTGGCAGGATGAAAAAAATGTATACCTTTCTATTATAGTCAATGGAATTGAAATCCAGAAAAATGATATCGATAAAATATTTTCTCAGGATTTTTCCACCAAAGAAAGTAGTCACGGATTCGGTCTCGATAGCAGTGCAAACTATCTATCTGAAATAGGTTGCGAAATTGAAGTGAAGAGGGGAGAAAAGGAGATTGGAGCTACCATTATTTTGACATTTCCTCGGATAGGTGAAAAGCAAACTCCTTAA